Below is a genomic region from Persicimonas caeni.
TAAACCCCCAACCCCCTAACAAACCCATGACCGACGTCACACGCACAGTTTATCTCGACAGCGGCGAGCAGAAGCTCGAAATGCAGAAGTACCGGCTCGCCGTCATCGAAGGTGACAATGAGGGAGAAACGGGCACCTTCGAGGAGCGCCAGGTCGAGATCGGCAGCTCGCCGGACAACGACATCGTGCTCGACGACGCGGCGGTCAGCCGGTTTCACGCCATGATCGAGGTCGACGAGCGCGGCTACCTGCTGCGCGATCTGGGCTCGAAGAACGGCACCTTCGTCGGGGGCTTGGGCGTGCGCGAGGTCTACCTCGAAGACGGCACGACCTTTCGGATGGGCAAGACGCGCATCCGGTTCAACATCACCGGCGAAGAGGCCGAGGTCCACTTCTCGAACAAGACGAAGTTCGGCGACATGCTCGGCGAGAGCCTGGCGATGCGCGAGATCTTCTCGCTCTTGGAGCGCGTCGCCCCCACTGACGCCACCGTGCTTGTCGAGGGCGAGTCGGGCACGGGTAAGGAACTCGTGGCCGAGGCGATTCACAACCACAGCCCGCGCAAGGACAAGCCGTTTATCGTGGTCGACTGCTCGGCCATCCCGCGCGATCTAATCGAGTCGGAGCTCTTCGGCCACATCAAAGGGGCGTTCACCGGCGCCACCGGCAACCGAAAAGGCGCCTTCGAGGCCGCCCAGGGCGGCACCCTCTTCCTCGACGAGCTCGGCGAGCTCGACCTCGACCTGCAGCCCAAGCTTTTGCGCGCGCTCGAAAAGCGCGAGATCAAGCCGGTGGGCAGCAACGACACGATCAAAACCGACTGCCGCGTGGTCGCCGCGACCAACCGCAACCTCATCCACGAGGTCAAAGAGGGCAATTTCCGCGAGGACCTCTACTACCGCTTCGCGGTCATCAAGATCGAGCTGCCGCCCTTGCGCGACCGCCCCGAGGACATCCCGGTGCTCGTCGAACACTTCCTCAAGTCGGCCAACAAGATGGCCGGCCGCGACGGCGTCGACGTAAGCTACAAGACGATGGAGAAGCTCAAACGCCACCGCTGGCCGGGCAACGTGCGCGAGCTCAAGAACTTCGTCGAGCGCGCCGTCTTGCTCACCCAGGGCGACGAGATCGAGACACGATTTTTGCAGACGACCGAGCCGACCCCGGAGAACCCCGAGGCCGCCCAAGAATCAGCCGCCTCCATGGCCGACCTGGCCATCGAAGAGGGCCTGCCGTTCAAGGACGCCAAAAACCGGCTGATCGAGGAGTTCGAAAAGAGCTACTGGATGCGACTGCTGGAGGGGACCGACGGCAACGTCAGCAAGGCCGCGCGGATTGCCGGGGTGCATCGAAAGAGCGTGGAGTATATTTTGAAGAAGTTGGATCTTTCTCGGGAGGATATTGTTTCTTAGGACTCCCAGCCAGGCTGACCGGCCCCCGGGGCGGCCTTCGCCGCCCCGCCCCCCGCGCGGAGCAGCGGGGGGCTATATGGTTGCTCTGGCAGACGTGGTTCAGAGACGAATATTCGAGACTGAACCACGTGTGATAGGCCGACCATAAAGGCCCCCGCCGCTTCGCCCACTCGATTCGGATCACCTATTCGCCTTGTTTTGAAAGGGGGGATCCGATGCGGGGGTATTTGCCTCCGGTAAAAGACGTGCGGCAGTTAAGGGGGCTCTGATGGCGATTGTTATGTTGGCCTGCTGGGGCAGGCTGTTCCACTGTAGCCGCTCGTCCCAGGTTTTCCGGCGTCGCTGGCGACGTGCGGCGGTCATCGCCAGATAGTCTACGTGGCGAGTTGAGGAATCCGGTGGAGATTTTGTCACCTCGACCTTGAGGCTTCGAGCAGCTTTTCGAAAGGCGTTGCGAAAGGTGCTTGCGACCAGTACCGGCTGACGCATGTGGAGGTCGCCGGGTTCGGGCAAGTCGTCAGGAATCGACAGTCTAAGCCCTAGCAGGGCCGTTGAGGGCGACGCCTTATCAGCGGGATCACTGCCATGCGTCGGCGCGTCAGCGGCCTTATCTTGGCCTTGGATCGCAGCTGGCTCGTCGTGCGCACCCAGCGTGGCTGGCGGCGGCATGTGAATCTCGATCTCTTTTCTGTAGGTCGGCGACGTCGACGAGGTGCATTCGCGGCGGAAGGGGCAGCCCTGGCAGGCTTGTGGGGAGCCGATGCGGAATCTGACGATCACACGGCCGCCGCGCTGGCGCATTCCGGACAGGCCCAGATAGGCGCCTTTCGCACAGCCGATCTGGCGGGTTTGAGCGTCATAGCTGAATCCATCGAGCCCACCGATGCGCTGCTCGACCTTTCGGGTGACACCCTGCCACCAGGCGTGCGATGCCTCGAAGCCGACGGCGAGCGAGGCCGGCTCCGGACGGCCTGCCGCTGGGGCTGCGTGGGGTGCGGGGGCACCGGTCGGCGCGAGCGGCAGCGTGTCGGCCGATTCGAGCTTGCGCGGCGCAGCCTCGACGTCGATAGGCTCGAGCTCGCCGAAGAGCTCGGCGCCCCTAATGGCCCTGAAATTGTGTAGCCAAACCCCCAGCGCCATCATGACCTGCTGGCCGGGCGCGCAATCCGAGTACATCTTCTCCAGATCCATGTGCCGATCGAGTCGGGCAAAGCCGTTTTCCTGGCGGCCGGCCCGGGCGTAGTAGGTGGTGACGACTTCTGCGGCCGGATAGGCCGTCGGGTCGAGATCGCAGGCGTAGACCTCGTACTGAAGCCCGTCGACAAAGCATCCGGCGCCGCGCTTCTTGCCGTCGGTCGGCTCAAAGCAGCTGACCACCAGCCTGGCCCGAGCGTCACCAAGCCAGTAGTCGCCCATTTCGGTCGCCCAGCGCTGGGGGCCGCTTCGGGAATCGTCGACCTTCTGCCATGTCTGCTGGGCCAGCTGAGCGCGCACCGCAGGATCTTTGAGCGGCTCGTAGTAACGAAGCCGGGTCAAAAAGTGCACCGGCGAGCGAAGCGCCGCGCGCAGCTGGGCAAACCCTCCCTGGTGGCCGTCGATGGCCAGAAAACACCGGCCGGGCTCGAGCCCGCGGGCGTTGGCCCATCGCTCTATCAGTGCCAGGCCCTGCGCAAAGTCATCGCTGAGCTGGCCGTTTCCGGCCGCATAATTCATCGCCAGATAAAGCCCGCTTCCCAGATGCTCCAAGATCGACGTCTCCATCTGGACGTCGGCGCGCTTTCGGCCCGAATAGCCCGGTTTGGCGCCCAAGCTGTCGACCCGACGGCGGGCGGGCGGGTACTCCTCGCCCTCGCACAGCGCCCGGCGTCGAAAAGGCTGCACGCGCCCATCGATGGCGAAGCCGTGCCAGGACTGCCCGGTGCAATCGCGCCACAGCACAGCCTCGTAGGCCGAAAAAGGCGCCGCCGGGGTCCATGCTCCGAGCAACTGCTCTTTGAATCGACACGCCATCTCCTCGGGAATGTCGCCCAAAACGCGCGACATCGATGCCTGGCTGCAAAGCCTGTCTCGCCCCCCTGCCGCTGCCAGGGCCTGCGACCACCCTCGGCCATTGACTTCGTCGAGCATCCCACGAAGCCCCGAGTACGTGGGCTGGGCGCTAAAAAAGGCCAGCCC
It encodes:
- a CDS encoding sigma 54-interacting transcriptional regulator, with the translated sequence MTDVTRTVYLDSGEQKLEMQKYRLAVIEGDNEGETGTFEERQVEIGSSPDNDIVLDDAAVSRFHAMIEVDERGYLLRDLGSKNGTFVGGLGVREVYLEDGTTFRMGKTRIRFNITGEEAEVHFSNKTKFGDMLGESLAMREIFSLLERVAPTDATVLVEGESGTGKELVAEAIHNHSPRKDKPFIVVDCSAIPRDLIESELFGHIKGAFTGATGNRKGAFEAAQGGTLFLDELGELDLDLQPKLLRALEKREIKPVGSNDTIKTDCRVVAATNRNLIHEVKEGNFREDLYYRFAVIKIELPPLRDRPEDIPVLVEHFLKSANKMAGRDGVDVSYKTMEKLKRHRWPGNVRELKNFVERAVLLTQGDEIETRFLQTTEPTPENPEAAQESAASMADLAIEEGLPFKDAKNRLIEEFEKSYWMRLLEGTDGNVSKAARIAGVHRKSVEYILKKLDLSREDIVS